The following proteins come from a genomic window of Carassius gibelio isolate Cgi1373 ecotype wild population from Czech Republic chromosome B8, carGib1.2-hapl.c, whole genome shotgun sequence:
- the LOC127963879 gene encoding perilipin-2-like has protein sequence MADNMKTAEKDTEASQATQEQQSVVSRVSNLPLVSSACGAVYNAYSSTKDSVPLLKGVMEVAESGVRTLGTAASTGSKPILDRLEPQIAVVNEYAIKGLEKVEENLPFLHQPADKLVSDTVGMVYQSVTGAKDAVVGAVLGGVEKTRMAVAGGINTVMGSRVGQMVSNGVDKALTQSEDWVDQNLPISEKELAALAEPRPGEEEGFIVTTRPSYFVRLGKLSAKVRERALEQSLIRARKARDTTHAAVTQMTSTMDLLESARVTLASANQQLGGAPEQLLQRWKEWKEGQPKELPENVTAETEKDNEEEMESRALTMVRGLSDQLKVACSGVVSSVQGLPGTVQEQLLNARHTAGELQASLSSTKTLTPMLLEQTRQQIAQVRQSLDGVVEYLLNNTPLNWLVGPFAPQKTEKGD, from the exons ATGGCAGATAacatgaagacagcagagaaggaCACAGAGGCATCACAGGCTACTCAGGAACAACAG AGTGTGGTGTCCCGAGTGAGCAACCTGCCGCTGGTGAGTTCAGCTTGTGGTGCGGTGTATAATGCCTACAGCTCTACTAAAGATAGTGTGCCGCTCCTGAAAGGAGTAATGGAGGTGGCAGAGAGCGGGGTGCGCACACTGGGCACTGCGGCTTCAACAGGTTCCAAACCCATACTAGACCGACTGGAACCACAGA TTGCAGTGGTAAATGAATATGCCATTAAAGGGCTGGAGAAGGTAGAAGAAAACCTTCCCTTTTTACATCAACCAGCAGACAAG CTGGTATCCGACACAGTGGGCATGGTGTACCAGTCAGTAACAGGAGCAAAGGATGCTGTGGTGGGGGCTGTGCTGGGTGGTGTGGAAAAGACACGTATGGCTGTGGCCGGTGGCATAAACACTGTCATGGGGTCCCGTGTAGGCCAGATGGTCAGTAATGGTGTAGATAAGGCCCTTACCCAATCTGAAGACTGGGTGGATCAGAACCTTCCAATCAGTGAAAAGGAGCTTG CTGCGCTGGCTGAACCAAGACCAGGTGAGGAGGAAGGATTCATAGTAACTACTAGACCCAGCTATTTTGTCCGCCTGGGTAAACTGTCAGCCAAAGTTCGGGAGAGGGCGCTTGAACAGTCTCTCATTAGGGCCCGCAAAGCCAGAGACACTACGCATGCAGCTGTGACTCAAATGACCAGCACTATGGACCTGCTGGAAAGTGCCCGGGTTACCTTGGCCAGTGCCAACCAGCAGCTAGGAGGTGCTCCGGAGCAGTTACTGCAAAGATGGAAAGAATGGAAGGAAGGGCAGCCCAAAGAACTGCCGGAGAATGTAACAGCtgagacagagaaagacaatGAAGAG GAGATGGAGTCGAGAGCTCTGACGATGGTACGGGGTTTGAGCGATCAGTTGAAGGTGGCTTGTTCAGGGGTTGTGTCCAGTGTACAGGGTCTCCCAGGCACAGTGCAGGAACAGCTTCTGAATGCTCGACATACAGCTGGAGAACTCCAGGCATCGCTGAGCAGTACCAAAACACTCACACCCATGCTCTTAGAGCAGACACGGCAGCAGATTGCTCAG GTACGACAATCACTGGATGGAGTGGTGGAGTACCTTCTCAATAACACTCCTCTCAATTGGCTGGTTGGGCCTTTTGCACCTCAGAAAACAGAGAAAGGTGATTGA